A single region of the Malaclemys terrapin pileata isolate rMalTer1 chromosome 2, rMalTer1.hap1, whole genome shotgun sequence genome encodes:
- the THNSL1 gene encoding threonine synthase-like 1, protein MFHVVRYQHLKLTQNIGSSIHLKLIFPRTLAFAQLWKSWLSTLSLVGDQNIVLMGPPGSGKTTVGRIVGHKLGCRVIDVDDDVLETTWNMSVSEKLQDVGSRQFIEEEGKALLKFSASGSVISLSGSNPMHAASMQHVKKNGIVVYLDVPTRDIIDRLELMKVDRIVGQDSGISVRDILQFRKQFYKKWYDIRVLCEGGLTAEAVADKVLDAVKRYQDSESETFISTRHIRSEMCEQKGSVKYFTEAVVEGLASDGGLFVPEKGLPTFSAGEWQSLVEATYIERAQIILERFIHPADIPAFKLGEIVEIAYGENFTCSKIAPLRYLTGNQFLLELFHGPTASFKDLALQLMPHLFAYCIPKRCNYLILVATSGDTGSAVLDGFSRLSDTDKQRIAVVTFFPEDGVSQIQKSQMIGCQRENGWSVGVKSDFDFCQTAIKKIFTNSDYSGFLTVEYGTALSAANSINWARLLPQVIYHASAYLDLVHQDIITFGSPIDVCIPTGNFGNILAALYAKRMGIPIRKCICASNENNVLTDFIRTGLYDLRGRRLMQTSSPAIDILKSSNLERYLHLIASGDGQLVTQLFSELEKQCHFQLQKDLLEKLQQDLVAGWCSEEDCLAAIHSVYSTTGYILDTHTAVAKVVADRLQDRTCPVIISSTAHYSKFAPAILRALRIAEIKQNPLSQLHLLSSYSPLPPVHRGLLKTLKENEKQKHQICAADVNVMMAHIETVIQNQFMKVF, encoded by the coding sequence ATGTTTCATGTTGTTCGGTATCAGCATCTAAAATTAACCCAGAACATTGGTTCTAGTATACATCTAAAGTTGATTTTTCCAAGAACTCTTGCATTTGCACAACTGTGGAAGTCATGGCTGTCAACTCTTTCTCTTGTTGGAGACCAGAATATTGTCCTGATGGGACCTCCTGGATCTGGGAAAACAACAGTTGGGAGAATAGTAGGTCACAAACTCGGCTGTCGTGTCATAGATGTGGATGATGATGTCCTTGAAACAACCTGGAATATGAGTGTGTCAGAAAAATTGCAGGATGTTGGTAGTCGGCAATTTATAGAAGAGGAAGGAAAAGCCCTGTTAAAGTTTTCAGCATCTGGAAGTGTAATTTCCCTTTCTGGATCCAATCCAATGCATGCTGCCAGCATGCAGCATGTGAAGAAAAATGGGATTGTTGTGTATCTGGATGTACCCACAAGAGACATAATAGATAGGCTGGAATTAATGAAAGTGGATCGTATTGTGGGGCAGGATTCTGGAATTTCTGTGAGAGACATACTTCAGTTTAGGAAGCAATTTTATAAAAAATGGTATGATATCCGTGTTCTTTGTGAAGGTGGACTTACAGCAGAGGCTGTAGCAGATAAAGTACTTGATGCAGTTAAGAGATATCAAGACTCAGAATCAGAAACTTTTATTTCAACCAGACATATAAGGTCTGAAATGTGTGAGCAAAAAGGCTCTGTTAAATATTTTACTGAAGCTGTTGTTGAGGGCCTAGCATCTGATGGTGGACTCTTTGTTCCTGAGAAGGGGCTTCCAACATTTTCTGCTGGAGAATGGCAAAGCTTAGTAGAAGCAACTTACATTGAAAGAGCTCAGATTATATTGGAAAGATTTATACATCCTGCTGATATACCTGCTTTCAAGCTGGGAGAAATTGTTGAGATTGCTTATGGAGAAAACTTTACTTGTTCTAAAATTGCCCCTCTTAGGTATCTGACAGGCAACCAGTTTCTCCTTGAGTTGTTTCATGGACCAACAGCCTCATTTAAGGATTTGGCATTACAGTTGATGCCTCATCTATTTGCATACTGTATTCCCAAAAGATGCAATTATTTGATCCTAGTAGCTACTTCTGGAGACACAGGGAGTGCTGTCCTAGATGGTTTTAGTCGTCTTAGTGATACTGACAAGCAAAGAATTGCTGTGGTCACTTTCTTTCCTGAGGATGGAGTAAGCCAGATTCAAAAATCACAAATGATTGGctgccaaagagaaaatgggtgGTCAGTGGGTGTCAAATCTGATTTTGATTTTTGCCAGAcagctataaaaaaaatatttaccaaTTCTGATTATTCTGGCTTTCTTACTGTAGAATATGGAACAGCTTTAAGTGCAGCAAATTCTATAAACTGGGCTCGACTACTTCCCCAAGTTATTTATCATGCCTCTGCCTACCTTGACCTTGTTCATCAAGATATTATTACTTTTGGAAGCCCAATAGATGTGTGTATTCCTACAGGAAACTTTGGCAACATATTAGCTGCATTATATGCAAAAAGGATGGGAATCCCTATCAGAAAATGTATTTGTGCATCCAATGAAAATAATGTTTTGACCGATTTCATAAGAACAGGTCTTTATGATTTAAGGGGAAGAAGATTAATGCAGACATCATCACCAGCAATAGATATTTTGAAGTCTTCCAACCTTGAACGATATTTGCATCTGATTGCTAGTGGTGATGGACAGCTGGTGACACAATTATTTAGTGAGCTGGAAAAGCAGTGTCACTTTCAGTTGCAGAAAGATCTACTTGAGAAGCTTCAGCAAGACTTGGTGGCTGGGTGGTGCTCTGAGGAGGACTGCCTAGCTGCCATCCACTCTGTATACAGTACTACAGGGTATATTTTGGACACACACACTGCTGTTGCTAAAGTAGTTGCAGATCGATTACAGGATAGAACATGCCCAGTTATCATTTCATCTACAGCTCATTATTCCAAGTTTGCACCTGCTATCTTGCGGGCTTTGAGGATTGCAGAAATAAAACAGAATCCATTAAGTCAGCTTCACTTACTGAGTTCTTACAGTCCTTTGCCTCCAGTCCATAGGGGCCTATTAAAGACACTGAAAGAGAATGAGAAGCAGAAACATCAGATCTGTGCTGCTGATGTGAATGTCATGATGGCACATATAGAAACTGTAATACAAAATCAGTTTATGAAAGTTTTCTAA